Proteins encoded in a region of the Drosophila sechellia strain sech25 chromosome 2L, ASM438219v1, whole genome shotgun sequence genome:
- the LOC6620427 gene encoding ionotropic receptor 40a isoform X2: MHTFLALGLLSYLLGLLNSTRLTFIANDESDTAIALTQIIRGLQQPSLAILALPSLALSDGVCQKERSVYLDDFLQRLHRSNYKSVVFSQTELFFQHIEENLQGANECISLILDEPNQLLNSLHDRHLGHRLSLFIFYWGARWPPSSRVIRFREPLRAVVVTRPRKKAFRIYYNQARPCSDSQLQLVNWYDGDNLGLQRIPLLPTALSVYANFKGRTFRVPVFHSPPWFWVTYCNNSFEEDEELNSLDSIEKRKVRVTGGRDHRLLMLLSKHMNFRFKYIEAPGRTQGSMRSEDGKDSNDSFTGGIGLLQSGQAEFFLGDVGLSWERRKAIEFSFFTLADSGAFATHAPRRLNEALAIMRPFKQDIWPHLILTIIFSGPIFYGIIALPYIWRRPWVNSDVEHLGELCIHMTYLKEITPRLLKLKPRTVMSAYQMPHQLFQKCIWFTLRLFLKQSILLRGIKFEFNILCLCKNIFYVLIRNGTYFAPAMIENRYLRTGILIIPPDRVVDSVRKPCANLYPSYSLNCRLSLSFLVRLFLVYLLMTFLSNKSFSCTYSTIVKRSVLGFLKRCSKEFDDPDTDKTFISLVRPIPEYGSPVWRSQSVVNSDRIESVQKASYC; encoded by the exons ATGCATACGTTTCTGGCATTGGGCCTGCTGTCCTACCTTTTGGGATTGCTAAACAGTACAAGGCTGACTTTTATTGCTAACGATGAGTCAGACACTGCAATAG CGCTCACCCAAATTATAAGAGGCTTGCAACAACCTTCTCTTGCTATATTGGCGCTACCAAGCCTCGCTCTTTCTGACGGAGTTTGTCAGAAAGAGCGCAGCGTTTATCTTGACGATTTTCTGCAGCGTCTTCATCGCAGTAACTACAAGTCGGTGGTATTCAGCCAGACGGAGCTCTTTTTTCAACACATTGAGGAAAACCTTCAAGGTGCAAACGAGTGCATCAGCCTGATTTTGGACGAGCCCAACCAGCTGTTGAATAGCCTCCACGATCGTCATCTTGGACATCGCTTAAGCCTATTTATTTTCTATTGGGGAGCACGCTGGCCACCCAGCTCCCGTGTAATTCGTTTCAGAGAGCCGCTTCGAGCGGTAGTCGTAACTCGTCCTCGCAAGAAGGCCTTCCGCATCTACTACAACCAGGCTAGGCCTTGTAGCGACAGTCAGTTACAGTTGGTTAATTGGTACGACGGCGATAACCTTGGTCTGCAACGAATTCCCCTTCTTCCGACTGCATTATCCGTGTACGCCAACTTTAAAGGTCGTACCTTTCGGGTGCCTGTATTTCAT TCTCCGCCGTGGTTTTGGGTAACGTATTGCAATAACAGCTTCGAAGAGGACGAGGAGTTGAACAGCCTAGACAGCATAGAGAAAAGAAAGGTTCGGGTCACGGGTGGTCGCGATCACCGCCTACTCATGCTGCTATCTAAGCATATGAACTTTCGGTTTAAGTATATCGAAGCACCCGGTCGAACCCAGGGCTCAATGAGGTCAGAAGATGGCAAGGATTCGAACGACAGTTTCACAGGAGGCATTGGATTGCTGCAAAGTGGA CAAGCAGAATTTTTTTTGGGAGATGTCGGTCTAAGCTGGGAACGGCGGAAGGCCATCgagttttcttttttcacACTGGCTGATTCAGGAGCGTTTGCTACACACGCTCCCAGACGCCTTAATGAGGCCCTCGCCATTATGCGCCCGTTTAAGCAAGACATCTGGCCCCATCTAATCCTTACGATAATTTTCTCCGGACCTATTTTTTATGGCATTATTGCCCTGCCTTATATTTGGCGTCGACCATGGGTAAACTCAGATGTGGAACATCTCGGAGAATTATGTATCCACATGACGTATTTAAAAGAGATAACCCCACGCTTATTAAAGCTCAAACCCAGAACTGTGATGTCTGCCTATCAGATGCCCCACCAACTTTTTCAGAAGTGCATATGGTTCACTTTACGTCTGTTTTTAAAACAAT CCATACTCCTACGCGGTATCAAAttcgaatttaatattttgtgcctatgtaaaaatattttttatgtacTTATCCGCAACGGGACTTATTTTGCACCAGCAATGATTGAGAACAGGTATCTTCGAACAGGTATCCTGATCATCCCTCCAGACAGGGTGGtggattctgtgcggaagccttgtgcaaatCTCTACCCAAGCTattctctaaattgtcggctatccctaAGCTTTTTGGTCCGcttatttttagtttatttgttaATGACCTTCCTTAGTAATAAATCATTCTCGTGTACTTATTCAACTATTGTCAAAAGGTCAGTGCTTGGTTTTTTAAAAAGGTGTTcaaaggaatttgatgatcctgACACGGACAAAACCTTTATTTCgctagtccgtccgattcctgagtatggatcacctgtttggagatCTCAATCCGTAGTTAACTCGGACCgtattgaatcggtccaaaaagcTTCTTACTGTTAG
- the LOC6620427 gene encoding ionotropic receptor 40a isoform X3 codes for MHTFLALGLLSYLLGLLNSTRLTFIANDESDTAIALTQIIRGLQQPSLAILALPSLALSDGVCQKERSVYLDDFLQRLHRSNYKSVVFSQTELFFQHIEENLQGANECISLILDEPNQLLNSLHDRHLGHRLSLFIFYWGARWPPSSRVIRFREPLRAVVVTRPRKKAFRIYYNQARPCSDSQLQLVNWYDGDNLGLQRIPLLPTALSVYANFKGRTFRVPVFHSPPWFWVTYCNNSFEEDEELNSLDSIEKRKVRVTGGRDHRLLMLLSKHMNFRFKYIEAPGRTQGSMRSEDGKDSNDSFTGGIGLLQSGQAEFFLGDVGLSWERRKAIEFSFFTLADSGAFATHAPRRLNEALAIMRPFKQDIWPHLILTIIFSGPIFYGIIALPYIWRRPWVNSDVEHLGELCIHMTYLKEITPRLLKLKPRTVMSAYQMPHQLFQKCIWFTLRLFLKQWFLRALELSTRNDIYTRSISINASQCS; via the exons ATGCATACGTTTCTGGCATTGGGCCTGCTGTCCTACCTTTTGGGATTGCTAAACAGTACAAGGCTGACTTTTATTGCTAACGATGAGTCAGACACTGCAATAG CGCTCACCCAAATTATAAGAGGCTTGCAACAACCTTCTCTTGCTATATTGGCGCTACCAAGCCTCGCTCTTTCTGACGGAGTTTGTCAGAAAGAGCGCAGCGTTTATCTTGACGATTTTCTGCAGCGTCTTCATCGCAGTAACTACAAGTCGGTGGTATTCAGCCAGACGGAGCTCTTTTTTCAACACATTGAGGAAAACCTTCAAGGTGCAAACGAGTGCATCAGCCTGATTTTGGACGAGCCCAACCAGCTGTTGAATAGCCTCCACGATCGTCATCTTGGACATCGCTTAAGCCTATTTATTTTCTATTGGGGAGCACGCTGGCCACCCAGCTCCCGTGTAATTCGTTTCAGAGAGCCGCTTCGAGCGGTAGTCGTAACTCGTCCTCGCAAGAAGGCCTTCCGCATCTACTACAACCAGGCTAGGCCTTGTAGCGACAGTCAGTTACAGTTGGTTAATTGGTACGACGGCGATAACCTTGGTCTGCAACGAATTCCCCTTCTTCCGACTGCATTATCCGTGTACGCCAACTTTAAAGGTCGTACCTTTCGGGTGCCTGTATTTCAT TCTCCGCCGTGGTTTTGGGTAACGTATTGCAATAACAGCTTCGAAGAGGACGAGGAGTTGAACAGCCTAGACAGCATAGAGAAAAGAAAGGTTCGGGTCACGGGTGGTCGCGATCACCGCCTACTCATGCTGCTATCTAAGCATATGAACTTTCGGTTTAAGTATATCGAAGCACCCGGTCGAACCCAGGGCTCAATGAGGTCAGAAGATGGCAAGGATTCGAACGACAGTTTCACAGGAGGCATTGGATTGCTGCAAAGTGGA CAAGCAGAATTTTTTTTGGGAGATGTCGGTCTAAGCTGGGAACGGCGGAAGGCCATCgagttttcttttttcacACTGGCTGATTCAGGAGCGTTTGCTACACACGCTCCCAGACGCCTTAATGAGGCCCTCGCCATTATGCGCCCGTTTAAGCAAGACATCTGGCCCCATCTAATCCTTACGATAATTTTCTCCGGACCTATTTTTTATGGCATTATTGCCCTGCCTTATATTTGGCGTCGACCATGGGTAAACTCAGATGTGGAACATCTCGGAGAATTATGTATCCACATGACGTATTTAAAAGAGATAACCCCACGCTTATTAAAGCTCAAACCCAGAACTGTGATGTCTGCCTATCAGATGCCCCACCAACTTTTTCAGAAGTGCATATGGTTCACTTTACGTCTGTTTTTAAAACAAT
- the LOC6620428 gene encoding iron-sulfur protein NUBPL encodes MEPLLINTIWRSYATKLTRSQVTLMARGLPKKQPIIGVQDIIVVASGKGGVGKSTVAVNFACSLARLGKRVGLLDGDIFGPTIPLLMNVHGEPGVNDKNLMIPPQNYNVKCLSMGMLTPVEASVIWRGPLVMSAIQRLLKGTDWGLLDVLVIDTPPGTGDVHLSLSQHTPITGVILVTTPHTAAVQVTLKGARMYEKLNVPIFGVVENMKYTICQNCNQRLEFFKDSRISSLPRKLISLPLDSQIADSNESGVPVVIKYPDSKYSNLFTQLAEEITQILTEQRCKQNQNNSAH; translated from the exons ATGGAGCCTCTATTGATCAACACGATATGGCGCTCCTACGCAACGAAATTAACTCGGTCCCAGGTGACTTTAATGGCGCGGGGATTGCCTAAAAAGCAACCGATTATTGGAGTGCAAGATATTATAGTCGTTGCCTCTGGAAAGGGTGGTGTAGGAAAAAGCACCGTGGCAG TTAATTTTGCCTGCAGCCTGGCAAGACTGGGAAAACGAGTAGGATTGCTGGACGGGGATATCTTCGGGCCAACTATTCCACTTTTAATGAATGTCCATGGTGAGCCGGGTGTGAATGATAAAAATTTGATGATCCCGCCGCAAAACTACAATGTAAAGTGCTTGTCTATGGGCATGCTGACACCTGTAGAGGCCTCTGTTATCTGGCGAGGTCCTCTTGTAATGTCAGCAATACAACGACTGTTAAAAGGTACTGATTGGGGACTTTTAGATGTCCTGGTTATAGATACTCCACCGGGCACTGGAGATGTGCATCTCTCACTATCCCAGCATACACCCATCACTGGGGTTATCCTTGTAACAACACCTCATACTGCAGCTGTTCAGGTGACCTTGAAAGGTGCAAGGATGTACGAAAAGCTAAATGTTCCCATATTTGGGGTAGTAGAGAATATGAAGTACACCATTTGTCAGAACTGTAATCAACGATTGGAATTTTTTAAAGACAGCCGTATAAGCTCTCTACCCCGCAAGCTAATTTCTCTTCCGTTAGACTCACAAATAGCGGATAGCAACGAGAGTGGAGTGCCTGTTGTAATAAAATATCCAGACAGCAAGTACTCTAATCTATTTACCCAATTGGCTGAGGAGATTACACAAATACTTACCGAACAAAGatgtaaacaaaatcaaaataacagtgcacattaa
- the LOC6620430 gene encoding 60S ribosomal protein L21: protein MTNSKGYRRGTRDMFSRPFRKHGVIPLSTYMRVFKIGDIVDIKGHGAVQKGLPYKAYHGKTGRIFNVTQHAVGVIVNKRVRGKILAKRVNVRIEHIHHSKCREDFLRRVKENERLLKEAKEKGQWVSLKRQPEQPKKAHFVKKLEEPIALAPIPYEFIA from the coding sequence ATGACTAACTCAAAGGGCTATCGTCGCGGCACGCGGGACATGTTTTCCCGTCCCTTCCGAAAGCATGGAGTTATTCCGTTGTCCACATACATGCGGGTTTTCAAGATCGGCGACATCGTTGATATTAAGGGGCATGGTGCTGTACAGAAGGGCTTGCCCTATAAGGCATATCATGGCAAAACCGGGCGCATATTCAATGTGACTCAGCACGCCGTTGGTGTAATAGTAAACAAACGCGTAAGAGGTAAAATCCTTGCTAAGCGTGTCAATGTGCGCATTGAGCACATCCACCACTCCAAGTGCCGCGAAGACTTTTTGCGCCGCGTGAAGGAAAATGAGCGATTGCTGAAGGAGGCGAAGGAAAAGGGACAATGGGTCAGTCTGAAGCGTCAGCCGGAACAGCCGAAGAAGGCGCACTTTGTTAAGAAACTTGAGGAACCGATTGCTCTGGCCCCGATTCCATACGAATTCATTGCCTAA